In the genome of Chryseobacterium arthrosphaerae, one region contains:
- a CDS encoding OmpA family protein — protein sequence MKLSLAIVALTLAFPALSYAQDSTAVSTGGYPNTFSSGSANVSPFTNQSKRFNDWSVSVGAGVPLLQSADLTSIKNGNGKNLFGYSAYISIDKAITHAFGINLQYDRGETRQGWFNTKDAAPDASAIAGRTQYDAISLLGDVNFSNLLRRVDNHSPYRWALHGYAGIGTIAYRAYQKTSQGQQLMTEIKPFQLGSLFMQAGAGLKFKVNRRIDIEGRLMYVVTGDDEFDGGGDAYSAVNKRSEQVSDNFFNATLGLSLKLGKHESHLMWHDPLQEIYYKLDVLANKNQDIEVCKKGDADNDGVCDDWDRQLDTPAGARVDGAGVALDTDLDGVIDLYDKCVTVPGPVENNGCPVEKKDNNQTAVEVEKTLKDIYFNFNKATIRPESNSKLDLAASIIKENGGNYLLTGHTDIKGNAAYNLRLSKERAAAVVGALENRGVSENVLKSRGVGSAEATIPASASDAERMADRKVTVKFIESSQWDAIQKKDYEDAPVKKTVKKGPAKKKKK from the coding sequence ATGAAATTAAGTTTAGCAATTGTTGCTTTAACTTTGGCTTTCCCTGCCTTAAGTTATGCACAAGACTCAACGGCAGTTTCCACCGGAGGATATCCCAATACATTCTCATCAGGATCTGCCAATGTTTCCCCATTCACCAATCAATCCAAGAGATTTAATGACTGGTCTGTATCAGTAGGAGCTGGTGTTCCGCTTCTTCAGTCAGCAGATTTAACGTCTATCAAAAATGGTAACGGTAAAAATCTTTTCGGATATTCTGCATATATAAGTATTGATAAAGCAATTACCCATGCTTTCGGAATCAATTTACAATATGACAGAGGTGAAACCAGACAGGGATGGTTCAATACCAAAGATGCAGCACCTGATGCTTCTGCAATAGCTGGTAGAACTCAGTATGATGCCATCTCTTTATTAGGGGATGTTAACTTTTCTAATCTGTTAAGAAGAGTTGATAACCATTCTCCTTACAGATGGGCACTTCACGGTTATGCAGGTATTGGTACTATCGCTTACAGAGCTTATCAGAAAACAAGCCAGGGTCAGCAGTTAATGACTGAAATAAAACCTTTCCAATTAGGTTCATTATTCATGCAGGCTGGTGCCGGTTTGAAATTTAAAGTCAACAGAAGAATCGACATTGAAGGTAGATTGATGTATGTTGTAACCGGTGACGATGAATTCGACGGAGGCGGTGATGCGTACAGTGCTGTCAATAAACGTTCTGAGCAGGTTTCTGACAACTTCTTCAACGCAACTTTAGGTCTTTCCTTAAAATTAGGAAAACATGAGTCTCACTTAATGTGGCATGACCCGTTACAGGAAATCTATTACAAACTGGATGTACTGGCTAACAAAAACCAGGATATCGAAGTATGTAAGAAAGGAGATGCTGATAACGACGGAGTGTGTGACGATTGGGACAGACAGCTTGATACTCCTGCAGGTGCAAGAGTGGATGGTGCCGGAGTTGCTCTTGACACAGACCTTGATGGCGTAATTGACCTTTACGACAAATGTGTAACAGTACCAGGACCTGTTGAAAACAACGGATGCCCGGTAGAGAAAAAAGATAATAATCAGACTGCAGTAGAAGTAGAGAAAACTCTTAAAGATATCTACTTTAACTTCAACAAAGCTACGATCAGACCTGAATCTAACAGTAAGCTTGATCTTGCAGCTTCCATCATCAAGGAAAATGGAGGAAACTATCTGCTTACAGGACATACCGACATCAAAGGAAATGCAGCTTACAATCTTAGACTCTCTAAAGAAAGAGCGGCCGCTGTAGTAGGCGCTTTAGAAAACAGAGGAGTCAGTGAAAATGTACTGAAATCAAGAGGGGTAGGTTCTGCAGAGGCTACTATCCCGGCTTCAGCTTCTGATGCGGAAAGAATGGCAGACAGAAAAGTTACTGTAAAGTTCATAGAAAGTTCACAATGGGATGCGATCCAAAAGAAAGATTATGAAGATGCTCCTGTGAAAAAAACGGTAAAAAAAGGACCGGCTAAGAAAAAGAAAAAATAA
- a CDS encoding RecQ family ATP-dependent DNA helicase yields the protein MISPQDFQKLKYDTLKYFWGYTGFRDSQEEIIDAVIKEKDTLVLLPTGAGKSLCYQLPALLKEGTCLVVSPLLALMKDQVNQLKFRGIEAEYLSSELDEYDAEDIYNRCKEGLTKLLYISPERLTNTQFLQNIQDIQLSFIAVDEAHCISEWGQDFRPSYQNIKGFRSNNPEIPCLALTATATPKVLDEIKNKLELRNPSVFQKSFKRNNIRIFTEEVSDKFQRVFDILKYNNDSGIVYVRTRKEAEQLSEFLKKNQLKNVDYFHAGLTTKEKNAKQNLWNNSDNHVLISTNAFGMGIDKDNVRFVIHYSPAASLENYYQEIGRSGRDGKESFAFMLWNKQELLNFDQILKNQIPNKAEFLKIISYLYSIFQVAEFELPEKTFQLNINGIQNFTRLSKAKISNVLNFLHNQEIIYYNDNKSLSSLELFIKSDEIDQLPQKDAYFIELLFRTVSGLTTHKVMFSEQQVSNKINVSTPLIKERLKELQQKNYLEYIDGALSSIKFLKPRDERAVHSAYWKLFEHIQRNKIQKWEEMKFYTENNSYCKMKLILAYFGEKNSKNCGHCSVCEKNKQSIFGKNISQQIINLLAKKPSTIEELSIQLSYHSKENILENLIFLLDSGKVRMLNFRTYMLNHE from the coding sequence ATGATTTCTCCACAGGATTTTCAAAAACTAAAATATGATACTCTTAAGTATTTCTGGGGCTATACCGGCTTCAGGGATTCTCAGGAAGAAATCATCGATGCTGTCATCAAAGAAAAAGATACATTGGTCCTGTTACCTACAGGGGCAGGAAAATCATTATGCTATCAGCTACCGGCCTTGTTGAAAGAAGGAACCTGTCTGGTAGTCTCTCCCCTGCTGGCTCTCATGAAAGATCAGGTAAACCAGCTTAAGTTCAGAGGCATAGAAGCAGAATATCTATCTTCCGAACTTGATGAATATGATGCCGAAGATATTTATAACCGCTGCAAGGAAGGACTCACAAAATTACTTTATATTTCTCCTGAAAGATTGACCAATACTCAGTTTCTTCAGAACATACAAGATATTCAGCTCTCGTTTATAGCAGTAGATGAAGCCCACTGTATCTCAGAGTGGGGGCAGGATTTCCGTCCGAGTTATCAGAATATCAAAGGGTTCAGAAGTAATAATCCTGAAATTCCTTGTCTGGCTCTGACGGCAACCGCAACTCCCAAAGTATTGGATGAGATTAAAAACAAACTGGAGCTGAGAAATCCATCTGTTTTTCAGAAAAGTTTTAAAAGAAACAATATCAGAATTTTCACAGAAGAAGTTTCTGATAAATTCCAACGTGTTTTCGATATTTTAAAATATAATAACGACTCCGGAATTGTATATGTGAGAACCCGGAAAGAAGCGGAACAGCTGTCAGAATTTCTGAAAAAAAATCAGCTGAAAAATGTGGATTATTTCCATGCCGGACTGACCACTAAAGAGAAAAATGCAAAACAAAATCTCTGGAATAACAGCGACAATCACGTTCTGATCTCAACCAATGCTTTTGGAATGGGAATTGACAAAGACAATGTACGTTTCGTTATTCACTATTCTCCTGCTGCCTCCCTGGAAAATTATTATCAGGAGATCGGAAGATCCGGAAGAGACGGAAAAGAAAGTTTTGCGTTTATGCTCTGGAATAAACAGGAGCTATTGAATTTTGATCAGATCTTAAAAAATCAGATTCCCAACAAGGCAGAATTTCTGAAAATAATCAGTTATCTCTACTCTATTTTCCAGGTTGCAGAATTCGAGCTTCCGGAGAAAACTTTCCAGTTGAACATCAACGGTATTCAGAATTTCACAAGATTGTCGAAGGCAAAAATCAGTAATGTCCTGAATTTCCTTCATAATCAGGAAATCATCTATTATAATGACAACAAGAGTTTATCTTCGTTGGAACTGTTCATTAAGTCGGATGAAATAGATCAGCTGCCACAGAAAGATGCTTATTTTATAGAGCTTTTATTTCGTACCGTATCTGGACTTACCACTCATAAAGTGATGTTCAGTGAACAGCAGGTGAGCAATAAGATCAATGTCAGCACTCCCCTGATCAAAGAGCGTCTGAAGGAACTTCAGCAAAAAAATTATCTTGAATATATCGACGGTGCACTGTCTAGTATAAAGTTTCTGAAACCCCGTGATGAAAGAGCTGTCCATAGTGCTTACTGGAAGTTGTTTGAGCATATTCAAAGAAATAAAATCCAGAAATGGGAAGAAATGAAGTTTTATACAGAGAACAACAGTTACTGCAAAATGAAGCTCATTCTCGCTTATTTTGGAGAAAAAAACTCAAAAAACTGTGGCCACTGCTCTGTTTGTGAAAAGAATAAACAATCTATTTTCGGAAAGAATATTTCCCAGCAGATCATCAATCTGTTGGCAAAAAAACCTTCCACTATCGAAGAACTTTCTATACAGCTGAGTTATCATTCTAAAGAAAATATTCTGGAAAACCTGATCTTCCTTTTGGATTCGGGGAAAGTAAGAATGCTGAATTTCAGAACTTATATGCTTAATCATGAGTAA
- the fmt gene encoding methionyl-tRNA formyltransferase, with amino-acid sequence MKSLKVVFLGTPEFSKTSLEAIHQSHHHVVGVVTVADKASGRGQKIHQSPVKVYASENNIPVFQPEKLRNPEFLEELRKLEADVFVVVAFRMMPKVLFEMPAMGTFNLHASLLPDYRGAAPINYAVINGEEKTGATTFFINEKIDEGNILLQEELPILPDENAGSLHDRLMEMGAKLVVKTLDGLAENAIEERPQPQVAEPKNAYKIFKEDTRINWNAPSKTVHQFILGMSPYPAAFTTLKIGNEEKGLKIFGGRFELSDHAQHSATLEISKNEFKIYTEDGVYYPQELQLEGKKRMNVKDFLNGFRNFDEISLLD; translated from the coding sequence ATGAAATCATTGAAAGTTGTTTTTTTAGGGACTCCTGAGTTTTCCAAAACTTCATTGGAAGCCATTCACCAATCTCACCATCATGTAGTAGGAGTAGTAACTGTTGCTGATAAAGCCAGCGGACGGGGACAGAAAATTCATCAGTCACCGGTAAAAGTATATGCATCCGAAAATAATATTCCTGTTTTCCAACCTGAAAAATTAAGAAATCCAGAGTTTCTGGAAGAGCTCAGAAAGTTGGAAGCCGATGTTTTCGTTGTGGTCGCATTCAGAATGATGCCTAAAGTTCTTTTTGAAATGCCTGCAATGGGAACATTCAACCTTCACGCCTCTTTACTTCCGGATTACCGTGGAGCAGCTCCTATCAATTACGCAGTCATCAATGGAGAAGAAAAAACCGGAGCAACCACATTCTTTATCAATGAAAAAATTGACGAAGGAAATATCCTTCTTCAGGAAGAACTGCCCATATTACCGGACGAAAACGCAGGAAGCCTTCATGACAGACTGATGGAAATGGGTGCTAAATTGGTGGTTAAGACATTGGATGGTCTTGCAGAAAATGCAATTGAAGAAAGGCCTCAGCCACAGGTTGCTGAACCTAAAAATGCTTATAAAATATTTAAAGAAGATACCAGGATCAATTGGAATGCCCCTTCGAAAACCGTTCATCAGTTTATCCTTGGAATGTCTCCCTATCCTGCTGCTTTCACTACTTTAAAAATAGGAAATGAGGAAAAAGGACTAAAGATATTCGGCGGAAGATTTGAATTGTCAGATCATGCCCAACATTCTGCAACGCTGGAGATTTCAAAGAATGAATTTAAAATCTATACAGAAGACGGTGTCTATTATCCACAGGAACTTCAGCTGGAAGGGAAAAAAAGAATGAATGTGAAAGATTTCCTGAACGGTTTCAGAAACTTTGACGAAATCAGCTTATTAGATTAA
- a CDS encoding M12 family metallopeptidase, translated as MKTKPSVFFYSKALAVKVMGLSLMTALLFSCDKSNDDLMTSPDQSSRKEEVRKGQLNGQPVTYIKKDGLNFFQGDIVLSDKQLEEGATANKGGASFSRWPGGKIYYTVAGNMGSINANKITSAVNEYNSKTNTQWIPRTTQSNYVEFIFGSSSGSDGWAHIGYQGGKQNISLDQYISVGSVIHEMGHTVGLYHEHCRKDRDQYLSIQWGNIQDGQAYNFNIYSSGTDIGPFNINSVMMYWPNSYSKNGLPTIKRANNTTFTYNRTGFTTGDINTINAMYP; from the coding sequence ATGAAAACAAAACCTAGTGTATTTTTTTACTCCAAAGCATTGGCTGTAAAAGTAATGGGACTGAGCCTTATGACGGCTCTCTTATTTTCCTGTGATAAAAGCAATGACGACCTGATGACAAGCCCGGATCAGTCTTCCCGGAAGGAAGAAGTCAGAAAAGGGCAATTAAACGGACAGCCTGTTACTTATATCAAAAAAGACGGACTGAATTTTTTCCAGGGTGATATTGTTCTTTCGGATAAACAGCTGGAAGAAGGTGCAACAGCCAATAAAGGCGGTGCCAGTTTTTCAAGATGGCCTGGAGGTAAGATTTATTATACCGTTGCCGGCAATATGGGTTCCATCAACGCCAATAAAATCACCAGCGCTGTTAATGAATATAATTCCAAAACCAATACGCAATGGATTCCCCGTACCACACAGAGCAATTATGTAGAATTTATTTTCGGAAGTTCATCCGGATCAGACGGATGGGCTCATATCGGCTATCAGGGAGGTAAGCAGAACATTTCCCTGGATCAGTATATTTCTGTGGGATCAGTCATTCATGAAATGGGCCATACTGTTGGACTTTATCACGAGCATTGCCGTAAAGACAGGGATCAGTATCTCAGCATCCAATGGGGTAATATTCAGGACGGGCAGGCCTATAATTTCAATATTTACAGCTCAGGAACGGATATAGGGCCTTTTAATATCAATTCAGTAATGATGTACTGGCCTAATTCTTATTCTAAAAACGGACTGCCTACGATTAAAAGAGCGAACAACACAACCTTTACTTACAACAGAACAGGCTTCACAACAGGAGATATCAACACCATCAATGCGATGTATCCTTAA
- a CDS encoding LLM class flavin-dependent oxidoreductase has protein sequence MKNFEISVLDLAPVKQDKSIHDTFQDSLSLANHTENLNYKRFWLAEHHNMESIASSATSVLIGFIANGTKTIRVGSGGIMLPNHSSLIIAEQFGTLESLFPGRIDLGLGRAPGTDGLTAQALGRNPAIINEQFPRQILELQRYFSKENADAMVRAIPGEGLDIPLYILGSSTDSAWLAAELGLPYAFAGHFAPEQMEMAFKIYREHFEPSKYLDQPYIIACVNGVAADTSEEAHKISTTLFQAFINIVRNDRKPFAPPVDDMDEIWSPMEKSMVLQKLRYTFIGDQAEVEQKLKDFQERFNVDELMINSHIYDHRKRLRSYEIFREAVNSLSEA, from the coding sequence ATGAAAAATTTTGAAATTTCTGTTTTAGATCTTGCCCCGGTGAAGCAGGATAAAAGCATTCATGATACTTTTCAGGACAGCTTATCATTAGCTAATCACACTGAAAATTTAAACTATAAAAGATTCTGGCTGGCAGAGCACCATAATATGGAAAGCATTGCCAGTTCTGCTACCTCAGTTTTGATTGGTTTCATTGCCAACGGAACTAAGACCATCAGAGTAGGTTCCGGAGGAATTATGCTTCCGAATCACAGTTCGCTGATCATCGCAGAGCAATTCGGTACACTGGAATCCCTGTTCCCGGGCAGAATTGACCTTGGACTGGGAAGAGCACCCGGTACAGATGGATTAACGGCCCAGGCTTTGGGAAGAAATCCTGCTATCATCAATGAGCAGTTCCCAAGACAGATTCTGGAACTTCAGAGATATTTTTCCAAAGAGAATGCAGATGCGATGGTTCGGGCTATTCCGGGAGAAGGCCTGGATATTCCGCTGTATATTTTAGGATCCAGTACAGATAGTGCCTGGCTGGCCGCTGAATTAGGATTGCCTTATGCTTTCGCAGGACATTTCGCTCCTGAGCAGATGGAAATGGCTTTTAAAATTTACAGGGAGCATTTCGAACCGTCAAAATATCTTGATCAACCTTATATTATTGCCTGTGTAAACGGTGTGGCAGCGGATACTTCTGAAGAGGCCCACAAAATTTCCACCACTTTATTCCAGGCATTCATCAATATCGTAAGAAATGACAGAAAACCTTTTGCCCCACCGGTAGATGATATGGATGAGATCTGGTCACCTATGGAAAAATCAATGGTTTTGCAGAAGCTGAGATATACCTTTATAGGAGATCAGGCTGAAGTTGAGCAGAAACTTAAAGATTTTCAGGAAAGATTTAATGTAGATGAGCTGATGATCAACTCACATATTTATGATCACCGGAAAAGACTGAGATCTTACGAGATTTTCAGGGAAGCTGTGAACTCTTTATCCGAAGCGTAA
- a CDS encoding OmpA family protein codes for MKLSLAIVALALAIPTASYAQDSTAVSNGAYPNTFSSGSANVSPFTNQSKRFNDWSISAGVGVPLLQSADLTSIKNGNGKNLFGYSAYVSIDKAITHAFGINLQYDRGETRQGWFNTKDAAPDASAVAGRTQYDAISLLGDVNFSNLLRRVDNHSPYRWALHGYAGIGTIAYRAYQKTSQGQQLMTEIKPFQLGSLFMQAGAGLKFKVNRRIDIEGRLMYVVTGDDEFDGGGDAYSAVNKRSEQVSDNFFNATLGLSLKLGKHESHLMWHDPLQEIYYKLDVLANKNQDIEVCKKGDADNDGVCDDWDRQLDTPAGARVDGAGVALDTDLDGVIDLYDKCVTVPGPVENNGCPVATTGPVVETETKLEGIEFDLNSDRILPSNTPILNNAVNYINSSNGSYSVIGATDTRGTDAYNQKLSERRANNVKNYLIKNGVQSGKINAIGKGEKDLKYPECEPATKCPEWKNRANRRVYFEAK; via the coding sequence ATGAAATTAAGTTTAGCAATTGTTGCTTTAGCTTTGGCTATTCCTACTGCCAGCTATGCACAAGACTCAACGGCAGTTTCAAATGGAGCGTATCCCAATACATTTTCTTCTGGGTCTGCCAATGTTTCCCCATTCACCAATCAATCCAAGAGATTTAACGATTGGTCAATTTCTGCCGGGGTTGGTGTTCCACTTCTTCAGTCTGCAGATTTAACGTCTATCAAAAATGGTAACGGTAAAAACCTTTTCGGATATTCTGCTTATGTAAGTATTGATAAAGCAATTACCCATGCTTTCGGAATCAATTTACAATATGACAGAGGTGAAACCAGACAAGGATGGTTCAATACCAAAGATGCAGCACCTGATGCTTCTGCAGTAGCTGGTAGAACTCAGTATGATGCCATCTCTTTATTAGGGGATGTTAACTTTTCTAATCTGTTAAGAAGAGTTGATAACCATTCTCCTTACAGATGGGCACTTCACGGTTATGCAGGTATTGGTACTATCGCTTACAGAGCTTATCAGAAAACAAGCCAGGGTCAGCAGTTAATGACTGAAATAAAACCTTTCCAATTAGGTTCATTATTCATGCAGGCTGGTGCCGGTTTGAAATTTAAAGTCAACAGAAGAATCGACATTGAAGGTAGATTGATGTATGTTGTAACCGGTGACGATGAATTCGACGGAGGCGGTGATGCGTACAGTGCTGTCAATAAACGTTCTGAGCAGGTTTCTGACAACTTCTTCAACGCAACTTTAGGTCTTTCCTTAAAATTAGGAAAACATGAGTCTCACTTAATGTGGCATGACCCGTTACAGGAAATCTATTACAAACTGGATGTACTGGCTAACAAAAACCAGGATATCGAAGTATGTAAGAAAGGAGATGCTGATAACGACGGAGTGTGTGACGATTGGGACAGACAGCTTGATACTCCTGCAGGTGCAAGAGTGGATGGTGCCGGAGTTGCTCTTGACACAGACCTTGATGGCGTAATTGACCTTTACGACAAGTGTGTAACAGTACCAGGACCTGTTGAAAACAACGGATGCCCGGTAGCTACAACAGGACCAGTAGTAGAAACAGAAACTAAACTGGAAGGAATTGAGTTTGACTTAAATTCTGACAGAATCTTACCTTCAAATACTCCAATCCTGAACAATGCTGTAAACTATATCAATTCTTCAAATGGTTCTTACAGCGTAATCGGTGCCACTGATACAAGAGGTACTGATGCATACAACCAGAAACTATCTGAAAGAAGAGCCAACAACGTTAAGAACTATCTGATCAAAAACGGGGTTCAGTCTGGTAAAATCAACGCTATCGGTAAAGGTGAAAAAGACCTTAAATACCCTGAGTGTGAACCGGCAACAAAATGTCCTGAATGGAAAAACAGAGCAAACAGAAGAGTATACTTCGAAGCTAAATAA
- the ribB gene encoding 3,4-dihydroxy-2-butanone-4-phosphate synthase — MSDIKLNTIPEAIEDLRNGKIIIVVDDEDRENEGDFLCAAELTTPEIINFMALHGRGLICMPLPEKRCDELGLEVMVSRSSDPKETAFTVSVDLLGNGTSTGISAGDRAKTILALMDEKSKPTDFMRPGHIFPLRARKGGVLKRAGHTEAAIDLTHLAGLKEGGVICEIMNEDGTMSRLPDLQAFAQKHDMKIVSIEDLIHYQLKKGNLVERLEEKKVKTHYGEFDFYAFRETSNDQIHFALTKGAWTVDEPVLVRVQSSDSYFDVLTRLNNGEKPLLEKVTNMVNEAGKGAIIFINNVSNSENTLRKLQQFLNYQDGQEQHPTLAYNYRDYGIGTQILKNLGINKFKVITQNPNIKPQVGGYDVEVTELVQL; from the coding sequence ATGTCTGATATTAAATTAAATACTATTCCGGAGGCCATCGAAGACCTTAGAAATGGGAAAATAATCATAGTAGTAGATGATGAAGACAGAGAGAACGAAGGAGATTTTCTTTGTGCGGCGGAACTGACAACGCCGGAAATTATCAATTTTATGGCACTCCACGGAAGAGGGCTGATCTGTATGCCGCTTCCTGAAAAAAGATGCGATGAGCTTGGGCTTGAAGTAATGGTAAGCAGAAGCAGCGATCCTAAAGAAACTGCTTTCACCGTGTCTGTTGACCTTTTGGGGAACGGAACTTCTACAGGTATTTCTGCAGGAGACAGAGCTAAAACTATTTTAGCATTGATGGATGAAAAATCCAAGCCTACAGATTTCATGAGACCTGGCCACATTTTCCCGCTTCGTGCAAGAAAAGGAGGCGTTCTGAAAAGAGCAGGACATACGGAAGCTGCCATTGATCTTACCCATTTGGCTGGTTTAAAAGAAGGCGGAGTGATCTGTGAGATCATGAATGAAGATGGTACGATGTCACGTTTGCCTGATCTTCAGGCTTTCGCGCAGAAACACGATATGAAAATCGTTTCTATTGAAGACCTGATCCATTATCAGCTTAAAAAAGGAAATCTGGTTGAAAGACTTGAAGAGAAAAAAGTGAAAACGCACTATGGTGAGTTTGATTTTTATGCTTTCAGAGAGACTTCCAATGATCAGATCCATTTTGCTTTGACAAAAGGAGCATGGACGGTAGATGAACCGGTCTTAGTAAGAGTGCAGTCTTCTGATTCGTATTTCGATGTATTGACAAGACTGAATAACGGCGAAAAACCTCTGCTGGAAAAAGTTACCAATATGGTGAATGAAGCAGGAAAAGGAGCGATCATCTTTATCAACAATGTTTCGAACTCTGAAAATACATTAAGAAAACTTCAGCAGTTCCTGAACTATCAGGATGGGCAGGAGCAGCATCCTACATTAGCCTATAACTACAGGGATTATGGTATCGGAACACAGATTTTAAAGAATCTGGGAATTAATAAATTTAAAGTAATTACTCAAAACCCAAATATCAAACCTCAGGTTGGAGGATATGATGTAGAGGTTACCGAGCTGGTACAGCTATAA